The Reichenbachiella carrageenanivorans region TTTGACAGGTTTAGAAAAGTTAGGACAGGTGACGGATATTTCATTAGAAAAAGAAGGAGGTATTTCATTATCTGATGTATCTAATGAAAAGGGTGTTTCTCTAGAATTGTCCAATTTGTCTTATCAGTTTGAAGGCAGTCAATCCTATGCCTTAGACAAAGTAAGTTTGCACGTAAAAGCAGGCGAGAAAATTGGAATTATAGGAAACAATGAGTCAGGAAAAACGACTCTCATATCTATAATTTCAGGGTTGTATCAGGATTATACTGGATCTATATTGTTTAATGGTATACCGTTCGCAGACATTGATATTATCAGTTTTAGGTCTGTCATCGGAGACAATTTGAACCTTCAAGATCTGTTTCATGGGACATTGGCTCAAAACATCTCTGTAGGCAAAGATGACGTGTCAGTCGAAGATACTTTGAGGGCAATAGACCAGGTAGGTCTCAATGGCTTTTTGAAAAATTTACCAAAAGGTTTGGCTACAATGATAAACCCTGAAGGTCAGGGTTTATCCGATAGCGTCAAGCAGAAATTAATTTTGGCACGTACTCTTGCAGAGAGTCCCAAGATAGTAGTCATGGACAATGCATTGCAAGGCCTCGATTTCGAAGACAGAAAAAGGATTAGTAAAATCCTTACAGGGAAAGAACAGAAATGGACGCTTATATCAGTGACTAATGACCCCTTAATCCTTAATAGTTGTGACCGGGTGGTCACGCTAGAATATGGCAAGATAGTAGACATTTCTTCATCACTAAGTACAAAGAGACCCAAGTAACCATGTTGAATATTTCCAATAACCCAATGGATAGAGAGAAGCTTTTAAAAGACTTCTCGTCTTATCAGGAAGTCATGTCTTCACATGCTACCAAGAAGTTTGTTTTTCTACTTTGTGGGATTTTCGGGCTTATTTTCATTGGCTTGTTCTTGCCATGGACACAGAACATTAGGGCAAGAGGGACATTGATTACGTTGAGTCCAGATGGCCGTGAGCAATCGATCAATTCAGTGATCTCTGGTCGTATTGAAAAGTGGTATGTGAGAGAGGGAGAGCTGATCGCAAAAGGAGATACAATCCTTCACCTTTCAGAAATGAAGACAGATTATTTAGATCCTAACTTGGTGGACAAAACTAAAAATCAAGCAGATGCAAAGAAAGCTTCTAAGGGAGCGTATCTGAGAAAAGGTCAGGCGCTAGATCAGCAAATAGCTGCTTTAGGTAAGAATAAAGCGTTAAAACTTAGACAAGCGCAAAACTACCTTCACCAATCTTCATTAAAACTAAGGTCTGATAGTTTGGAATTTGAGACAAGTCTGGTGAATCTTGATATTGCCCAGAAGCAATTCGGCCGACAGCAAAAACTTTATGATCAAGGGCTGAAGTCACTTACCGAACTAGAAGGTAAGAGACAAAAGCTTCAAGAAGCTAATAACAAAAAAATGTCGGCTGAGAATAAATGGTTGGCGAGTCAGAGTCAATACATCAATGCAGAGCTCAACCTAAGTACAGTAGAAAATGACTATCGCGAAAAAATAGCTAAGGCGCAGTCGGATAAAATGACGGCGCTATCTGGAGAAATGGAAGCAGAAAGTCAATATAATAAGCTTTCTATCCAACACGAAAGCTATACAAAACGAGCTAGTTTCTATTACATTCTGGCTCCCCAAGATGGTTATATCACGAAAGCAACCAAATCGGG contains the following coding sequences:
- a CDS encoding HlyD family secretion protein, coding for MDREKLLKDFSSYQEVMSSHATKKFVFLLCGIFGLIFIGLFLPWTQNIRARGTLITLSPDGREQSINSVISGRIEKWYVREGELIAKGDTILHLSEMKTDYLDPNLVDKTKNQADAKKASKGAYLRKGQALDQQIAALGKNKALKLRQAQNYLHQSSLKLRSDSLEFETSLVNLDIAQKQFGRQQKLYDQGLKSLTELEGKRQKLQEANNKKMSAENKWLASQSQYINAELNLSTVENDYREKIAKAQSDKMTALSGEMEAESQYNKLSIQHESYTKRASFYYILAPQDGYITKATKSGIGEILKEGEQIFTFVPERTELAVELHVRPLDLPLIREGRKVRLQFDGWPALVFNGWPDVSFGTFGGTIVGYDKVARNGMFRVLVAPDKQDVAWPSLLRLGSGAYGIALLNNVPVWYELWRNLNGFPPDFYTKEEKEAKLKKEVKYE